GGCACAGACACGGACGCGGCATTAGACTGCCTCTTAAAAGAGAGTAATATCTTTGCCAAGCGCTTGCATGCACGTCAATACTTGCTTGCACCATTACGCCCAGCCTCTGGTGCAATCAATGCTCCCGATGCCTATTTGCCTCCCCTGATTCAAGGTAGAATTCTGGATGCCGTAACCGGTGTGGCATTACCCGGGGCACACATTTATATCCCTGATATCCGACGCGGCACGACTTCAGACCGAAGTGGACAGTTTTCTTTCTCTCAAAAGCAGGATACCGTGTATTATGCCCACGTATCCTACATAGGCTACAAAACGGCGAAGTCACGCCTATACCCCAAAACGCAACCATTCACCATTTATTTGCAACCTATAGCCCTTGAAGCCACAACAGTACTGGTTGAGGCCCAGGGCGATGAAGAGGCAGACCTTGCTGCTGTACCGGGGCTTGTTGCGCTGAATATCCAAGACCTGGACAACGTCCCGAGCTTTGGTGGCGAAAAAGACCTTTTCCAGACCTTGCAATGGACGCCTGGCGTACATAAAGCCGGCGTATTCAATAACGATCTCCTTATACGAGGCGGCCTTGCAGACCAAAACCTCTATTTGCTGGACGGTGCACCCATTTACCACCCCTGGCATGCATTTAACCTTGTCTCCACCTTCCAGACCGATTCGTTTGATCGCATCAAACTCTATCGCGGCTCTTTCCCTGCACAACATGGGGGACGACTGGCTTCCGTGCTGGATGCACGACTCAAAGATGGTAACCGCGCAAATCCTAAAACCATCGCAAGTTTCAGCCTATTGAGTGGCCGTTTTATGATCGAAAGCCCGCTTACCAAGCGGACTTCCTTCATGATCTCCGGCCGAAGGTCATACCTGGATAAAGTCATTGGAACAGAACACCCAGTGCAAGATGCCTCAGGCCGGCGAGATACGCTGCGCACCGGCTATCATTTTTCGGATATCACCTCCAAATTAAGCTTTCGCCCCAATCGCCAGCATAAACTCTCTTTCACCTTCTATTCAGGGGGAGACGAACTGGATTTACGGCTGCCTTTTGATTTATCGCTCGACTTCTCCTCCTGGCTTCGGCCGGCAGACCTGTTTTTTGAAGTTGAACACAACTGGGGCAACCGGCTTTATAGCATGCAACATCAATACGTGCATACAGATCGGCTCCTGTTTACAACTACTGCCTACAGAACAAGCTATAACGCAACGGAAAGCGAGCTCGTACGCCCAACCAGTAGTTCACTCGTCCAATCCAGGTACCATGTCCGCGTAAAAGACATTGGTGTACGTACAGACATTGACTTTTTCCTGTCCTCTCGTCACCACATGCAGGGCGGCTACCAGGTCATTGGCCACACCTTCAATAGTTCGCTGATATCGACGCTTCAACGCTCGGAAAGCTCTACAAAATACCAGGATCAGACGAGCGACCTGACGGCGTTCGAAGTGGCAACCTACATTCAGGACAATTGGCAGCCCAATAACAAATGGCTCATTCAACCAGGCCTTCGCTTAAGCTACTTTAGCGGCGGTCAGTATACGTTCCTGAGCCCGCGACTCAATGTCCAATACATTGTAAACCCACGGTACCTCATCTTAAAAGGGGCCATAGGGAGACAAGTGCAGTATATGCAGCAATTGCGCGACCGCTACTCGTTCATGTACGACCTGGTCTCCAGCCGCTGGATCCCTACCAGCGACAACATCAAACCTTCCACCAGTGTACAAACGTCTCTCGAAGCTGAAAGTCAGATTTTGCCCTGGCTCAAGCTGGCCAGCGAAGTATACTGGCGCGATTCGGAAAACATTTTACTCCCGCGAGACGAATTCCAAACCAAAGATGGCATCGATGGGCCAGGCATTGAAGTAGCCAGCCTGCTTGCACAGTACACCCCTGGCCTTGCGCGCGCTTATGGCATGGAGTTCACCGGCATCATTGAACGGGGGCACTGGCGCTGGTTGCTGAGTTACACAGGGGGGCGTTCAAAAAGCAAAGCACCAACGCTAAACGAATCTTCGTTCAGACCAACCCGGTTTGACGTCCCACGTGCAGTAAAAAGCGCGATTATCCGTCAGTACACAGATTGGCACCTTACGCTTTCAACAACCATTCGAAGTGGATATCCGATTACAGTACCCGTTGCGCAATACGATTTGTCGGGCCCCGGAGAAGATGAGCCTACCCAGTATTTATATCGCCCACAAATCAATAATGGCCGGCTGCCGGCGTACATCCGGTTTGACATGAGTGTAGGCTACAGGTTCGATATGCTCGGTGCAAAGTGGCATACCAAATTCCACCTGTACAATTTCACAAACAAGCGGAACGTAATTGACAGGTTTTATGACCCAACAGGTGAAACCGTGAAAATTCAGAACCGCAAAGGACTCCCCATTCTGCCTTTGTTTGAGCTTGAAATGGAGCTTTGATTGCTTCATGCACGTATACAACAGCCCCACACGCCCGTATACCGTAAGTTAAAAATGCGTCACGGCCTCTATTTCCTTTTCATCCTGTGCGTTCTAACGGGATGTGACAGCATAGAACCAACAGCGGAGAACCTGCTTGTTGTTGAAGGCTTCCTTGACGCGGGCAAACCGCTGCCCAATGTCTCCATCACGCGCGTGCAGCCGCTGACGGCTGCCAGCGCCGGCACAAGCATCAACGAAGCGGTATCAGACGCCAGCCTGTCTCTGATCATCAACAATACGCCCGTCCCATACCGACCTTCAGCCTCCTCACCGGGCACCTACGAGCCGGCAACTTCCGTTTTTGAGGTAGTCCCTCCGCATGCCCGCTTTTCCGCTGAAGTCAACTGGCAATCACAACGCGCAACCACAACAGACATCGTTCCACCGCCGATTGCTATTGAAGATGTATTTATTCGCATCCCGGAATCACCAGTTTCTGCGGTACTCCTGGATTCACTTCGACTTGAAGATCAGGAAGTGGGTGCACGCATGGGTTTTATCTACCCTATTGATGTTTCCGTAAGCTGGCAAAACGAAATGCCGGCAACAGACACTACCTACTGGATAGAAGCCCGCCTAAAGCCACAATCTGATTTTTCGTCCACCGTGCTCGACGTTTTCCTACTCACGGAAGATGTACAGGTGGAAGATTCGCTGCGCACTACAGGCTCTACCCGGTTTAGCTGGTCAGGCGTCTATGCCATCCCGGTGCCGGACAGCCTCGCGCCGGCGCCAGCACACCTGCTTACCGTACAGCTTACTCGCGGCACCAAAGCTTACGCTGATTTTGCAGCAAGCCGAAATGCACCGGAACGACGTGAACCCGTGTCCAATATCGCTGGCGGCATTGGCATCCTGGCCGGCATTTCGCTGGACGCAATAGTATTTGAGGTGAAGGATGGCGTGGCAACGGCGCAATAAAAAGTCTGGATACAAACGCAAGTACAAAGCCAAAAGCCCGGAGGACGCCGAGAATACCCCGCCTCCAGCCCGAAACCTGTCGCCCGGACAAATCACCGGCATCGAAATGCAAAAGAAAAATGCCAAACGCATTTCGATTTTTATCAATGATAAATTTGCGTTCGGATTACACCAGGATGTCCTCCTGCAACACGCGCTGCACAGCGGAATGTCTCTTGATGCAGCACAAATAAACATGCTTGTCGAAGCTGATGCTTTGCTGCGGGCCAAAGAAGCCGCCATTATGTACCTAGGTCACCGTGCGAGAACCGAGCACGAGGTACGTACCAAGCTAAGAGGCAAAGCTTTTGAAGAAGAAATAATCGACCAGGTTGTAAAGCGTTTGTATGAGCTATCGTACCTGGATGATGAGCAGTTTGCAAGCCGGTATACCCAAAACAGGTTTCAGTACAAAGGATATGGGCCCCAGCGGATTCGCACAGAATTGCGCCGACTCGGCATAGCACCAGCGCTCATAGAGCAAGCGCTCGAGGCGTTGCTACCTGCCAATGACGTTGTCGCACGCGCACAGGTTGAAGCTGAGAAGCGATTGCGCCGGCTCAGAAATGAAAAGGACCTCTATAAAAAACGGCGGAAATTATTTGATTTTCTGGTGCGTCGTGGGCATACTTCAGAAGTAGCACGGGAAGTTATCGAAAAGTTGAATCTGGATGCAGCGGATACATAGTGCACCGCACATCGGGATCACAAGTGGAAGGCAATCGTTCGATTTTCACCCATCCACGAAGTATGTAACCATTTGCGAACGCCCCGTTATCAATCCCGGAAAGCGCGCAATTCAGTAAACAACCTATGCAAATCGAGCCCGGACCAAAATCTTACGAGCGGTACGAGTACGTGGAGCCCACAGACGCTGCCCAGGCCAAACAATCTGCTACGCCGGTACGCAATGCGTTCACCGTCGACCGGGTTGTTAAATTTGTTATTGCCGTCATCTTTCTCCTTGCAGCCGGCGCGCTTTTGTGGTATTTCTCACGTCTGGTCCTTTACCTCATGGCCGGCCTGATCATCGCGTACTTGCTCCGGCCTGTTGTAGATCGAATCCAGGGATTTGGTGTTAGCCGTGTGCCAGCTATTTTGCTTTCCTTTATCCTGGTTTTTGGTGTAATGAGCGTGCTCGTCACATCACTTATTCCCTTTTTTGGCAGCCAGATCAGCGATGTTACCCAACAAATAACCGAAGAAAAAGTCGACGCATGGGCCGTTTCGATCGAATCTCAGTTGCGCCAGCGTATTCCAGCAATCGGTGAAGGGACTGTTATTGAAGGCGTACGCAGGGTGTCTTCTACCTTGTTCCAGGAGCAGCAGTTTACCCAGTTGGTAGAATCCCTTTTTGATGTATTCACCGACATTTTTTACGCCATTCTTGTAATCCCTTTTGTTGCGTTCTTTTTCTTGCGGGATGCAACCAAAATGAGCAGGGGCATTCTGCAACTTGTGCCCAATCGATATTTTGAGGTTACCCTTTCCATTGCTGCAAAAATAGAAACCAATCTTGGCCGATATTTGCGCGGCCTGCTACTCCAGTGCACCTACGTTGCCATTGTGGCCTCTATTCTGCTGTCTTTCACAGATTTGAATTATGCATTAGTTGTTGGCATATTCACGGGCGTGGCCAATTCAATTCCGTATTTTGGGCCGTTCATGGGGCTTATAGCCGGCTCCCTGGTTGCCATCGCCCAGACGGG
This is a stretch of genomic DNA from Bacteroidota bacterium. It encodes these proteins:
- a CDS encoding TonB-dependent receptor, with protein sequence MKHFLHNFNLWALALFVLFSSPRISNAQTIDLDFEKVPLTQALTTLGSQTGVDFIYAVRLVSRHNTTCTYAGTDTDAALDCLLKESNIFAKRLHARQYLLAPLRPASGAINAPDAYLPPLIQGRILDAVTGVALPGAHIYIPDIRRGTTSDRSGQFSFSQKQDTVYYAHVSYIGYKTAKSRLYPKTQPFTIYLQPIALEATTVLVEAQGDEEADLAAVPGLVALNIQDLDNVPSFGGEKDLFQTLQWTPGVHKAGVFNNDLLIRGGLADQNLYLLDGAPIYHPWHAFNLVSTFQTDSFDRIKLYRGSFPAQHGGRLASVLDARLKDGNRANPKTIASFSLLSGRFMIESPLTKRTSFMISGRRSYLDKVIGTEHPVQDASGRRDTLRTGYHFSDITSKLSFRPNRQHKLSFTFYSGGDELDLRLPFDLSLDFSSWLRPADLFFEVEHNWGNRLYSMQHQYVHTDRLLFTTTAYRTSYNATESELVRPTSSSLVQSRYHVRVKDIGVRTDIDFFLSSRHHMQGGYQVIGHTFNSSLISTLQRSESSTKYQDQTSDLTAFEVATYIQDNWQPNNKWLIQPGLRLSYFSGGQYTFLSPRLNVQYIVNPRYLILKGAIGRQVQYMQQLRDRYSFMYDLVSSRWIPTSDNIKPSTSVQTSLEAESQILPWLKLASEVYWRDSENILLPRDEFQTKDGIDGPGIEVASLLAQYTPGLARAYGMEFTGIIERGHWRWLLSYTGGRSKSKAPTLNESSFRPTRFDVPRAVKSAIIRQYTDWHLTLSTTIRSGYPITVPVAQYDLSGPGEDEPTQYLYRPQINNGRLPAYIRFDMSVGYRFDMLGAKWHTKFHLYNFTNKRNVIDRFYDPTGETVKIQNRKGLPILPLFELEMEL
- a CDS encoding DUF4249 family protein; amino-acid sequence: MRHGLYFLFILCVLTGCDSIEPTAENLLVVEGFLDAGKPLPNVSITRVQPLTAASAGTSINEAVSDASLSLIINNTPVPYRPSASSPGTYEPATSVFEVVPPHARFSAEVNWQSQRATTTDIVPPPIAIEDVFIRIPESPVSAVLLDSLRLEDQEVGARMGFIYPIDVSVSWQNEMPATDTTYWIEARLKPQSDFSSTVLDVFLLTEDVQVEDSLRTTGSTRFSWSGVYAIPVPDSLAPAPAHLLTVQLTRGTKAYADFAASRNAPERREPVSNIAGGIGILAGISLDAIVFEVKDGVATAQ
- a CDS encoding RecX family transcriptional regulator, producing MAWQRRNKKSGYKRKYKAKSPEDAENTPPPARNLSPGQITGIEMQKKNAKRISIFINDKFAFGLHQDVLLQHALHSGMSLDAAQINMLVEADALLRAKEAAIMYLGHRARTEHEVRTKLRGKAFEEEIIDQVVKRLYELSYLDDEQFASRYTQNRFQYKGYGPQRIRTELRRLGIAPALIEQALEALLPANDVVARAQVEAEKRLRRLRNEKDLYKKRRKLFDFLVRRGHTSEVAREVIEKLNLDAADT
- a CDS encoding AI-2E family transporter, whose translation is MQIEPGPKSYERYEYVEPTDAAQAKQSATPVRNAFTVDRVVKFVIAVIFLLAAGALLWYFSRLVLYLMAGLIIAYLLRPVVDRIQGFGVSRVPAILLSFILVFGVMSVLVTSLIPFFGSQISDVTQQITEEKVDAWAVSIESQLRQRIPAIGEGTVIEGVRRVSSTLFQEQQFTQLVESLFDVFTDIFYAILVIPFVAFFFLRDATKMSRGILQLVPNRYFEVTLSIAAKIETNLGRYLRGLLLQCTYVAIVASILLSFTDLNYALVVGIFTGVANSIPYFGPFMGLIAGSLVAIAQTGDFSLIPGLLIAMGLTQMVDNILIQPFIFSKAAQTHPLVILFVVLIGAQLAGIVGMLIAIPLTTTVLVTIEQVLWSLRNYRILHVA